From Camelina sativa cultivar DH55 chromosome 7, Cs, whole genome shotgun sequence, one genomic window encodes:
- the LOC109124810 gene encoding hypersensitive-induced response protein 2, with the protein MGQALGCIQVDQSNVAIKETFGKFDEVLEPGCHCLPWCLGSQVAGHLSLRVQQLDVRCETKTKDNVFVTVVASIQYRAKPESAQDAFYKLSNTRNQIQAYVFDVIRASVPKLDLDSTFEQKNDIAKTVENELEKAMSHYGYEIVQTLIVDIEPDVHVKRAMNEINAASRMREAASEKAEAEKILQIKRAEGEAESKYLSGMGIARQRQAIVDGLRNSVLAFSESVPGTSSKDVMDMVLVTQYFDTLKEIGASSKSNSVFIPHGPGAVRDIASQIRDGLLQGNAAE; encoded by the exons atgggtcAAGCTTTGGGTTGTATTCAAGTTGATCAGTCGAATGTAGCAATCAAAGAGACTTTTGGGAAATTTGACGAAGTTCTTGAGCCTGGTTGTCACTGTTTGCCATGGTGCTTGGGGAGTCAAGTCGCTGGTCACCTTTCCTTACGTGTTCAACAGCTTGATGTTCGCTGCGAGACAAAAACTAAG gatAATGTGTTTGTCACTGTTGTTGCTTCCATTCAATACCGTGCCAAACCTGAGAGTGCTCAAGATGCTTTTTACAAGCTCAGCAACACGAGGAATCAGATTCAAGCTTATGTCTTTGATG TGATTCGAGCAAGTGTACCTAAGCTGGATCTTGACTCAACCTTTGAGCAAAAGAATGACATTGCAAAAACCGTTGAGAATGAGCTCGAAAAG GCTATGTCTCATTACGGGTATGAGATTGTTCAGACCCTTATTGTGGATATTGAGCCTGATGTGCACGTCAAGAGGGCAATGAATGAGATCAATGCTG CTTCTAGAATGAGAGAGGCGGCTAGTGAGAAAGCTGAGGCAGAGAAGATTCTGCAGATCAAGAGAGCTGAGGGAGAAGCTGAATCGAAATACCTTTCAGGTATGGGTATAGCCCGTCAGAGACAAGCCATTGTGGACGGTCTGAGAAACAGCGTGCTCGCCTTCTCTGAGTCTGTTCCAGGGACATCTTCTAAAGACGTGATGGATATGGTTCTGGTGACTCAGTACTTTGACACATTGAAGGAAATCGGTGCGTCTTCAAAGTCAAACTCGGTGTTCATACCTCACGGTCCAGGTGCTGTTAGGGACATTGCTTCACAGATCAGGGACGGTCTTCTTCAGGGTAACGCTGCTGagtag
- the LOC109124461 gene encoding protein NRT1/ PTR FAMILY 4.6, with the protein MEVEEEVARWEGYSDWRNRAAVKGRHGGMLAASFVLVVEILENLAYLANASNLVLYLREYMHMSPSKSANDVTNFMGTAFLLALLGGFLSDAFFSTFQIFLISASIEFLGLIVLTIQARTPSLMPPSCDGPTCAEVSGSKEAMLFVGLYLVALGVGGIKGSLPSHGAEQLDESTPKGRKQRSTFFNYYVFCLACGALVAVTFVVWLEDNKGWEWGFGVSTIAIFVSILIFLSGSRFYRNKIPCGSPLTTISKVLLAASFKCFMSGSSSNAVVNMAVSPSNYSVPKGKKEEVKSQGEVEKPRQEEAVPPQPQLTNSLRCLNGAADEKPVHRLLECTVQQVEDVKVVLKMLPIFACTIMLNCCLAQLSTFSVQQAASMNTKIGSLKIPPASLPVFPVVFIMILAPIYDHLIIPFARKATKTETGVTHLQRIGVGLVLSILAMAVAALVEIKRKGVAKDEGLLDSKETLPVTFLWIALQYLFLGSADLFTLAGLLEYFFTEAPSSMRSLATSLSWASLAMGYYLSSVIVSIVNSITGSSGNTPWLRGKSINRYKLDYFYWLMCVLSAANFLHYLFWAMRYKYRSTGSRS; encoded by the exons atg gaagtggaagaagaggtCGCAAGATGGGAAGGCTACTCTGACTGGAGAAACAGAGCTGCCGTGAAAGGCCGTCACGGTGGCATGCTCGCCGCTTCTTTCGTCTTAG TGGTGGAGATATTAGAGAATCTGGCGTATTTGGCGAATGCTAGTAATCTCGTGCTATACCTACGAGAGTACATGCACATGTCTCCATCTAAATCGGCAAATGACGTCACCAATTTCATGGGCACAGCTTTTCTCCTAGCTCTCCTCGGTGGTTTCCTCTCCGATGCTTTCTTCTCCACTTTTCAAATCTTCCTCATCTCAGCCTCCATCGAGTTCTTG GGATTGATCGTACTCACAATTCAAGCTCGAACACCGTCCTTAATGCCTCCATCTTGCGATGGTCCTACGTGCGCTGAAGTGAGTGGCTCGAAGGAAGCGATGCTATTTGTGGGATTGTACCTTGTGGCTTTGGGAGTGGGAGGAATAAAAGGGTCGTTACCATCTCACGGAGCAGAGCAGCTTGATGAGAGTACGCCTAAAGGTCGGAAACAGAGGTCAACGTTCTTCAACTACTACGTGTTTTGTCTTGCTTGTGGAGCACTCGTGGCCGTCACGTTTGTGGTTTGGTTAGAAGACAACAAAGGATGGGAATGGGGTTTTGGTGTCTCTACAATTGCTATCTTCGTCTCGATTCTCATCTTTCTCTCTGGATCAAGATTTTACAGAAACAAGATCCCATGTGGAAGTCCTCTCACCACAATCTCCAAG GTCCTTCTTGCGGCTTCGTTTAAGTGTTTCATGAGTGGAAGCTCAAGCAATGCAGTTGTGAATATGGCCGTTAGTCCCTCTAATTATAGCgtaccaaaaggaaaaaaagaagaagttaaatcACAAGGAGAAGTGGAAAAGCCACGTCAAGAAGAAGCCGTGCCTCCTCAGCCACAACTAACCAACAGTTTAAGATGCTTAAATGGAGCTGCCGATGAGAAACCTGTCCATAGATTGTTAGAATGCACGGTCCAACAAGTTGAGGACGTCAAGGTTGTGCTGAAAATGCTTCCGATATTTGCTTGCACCATCATGCTCAACTGTTGCTTAGCTCAGCTTTCGACATTCTCTGTCCAACAAGCTGCTTCAATGAACACAAAGATAGGAAGCCTAAAGATTCCTCCAGCTTCCTTACCGGTCTTCCCCGTCGTGTTCATCATGATCCTCGCACCTATCTACGACCATCTCATTATCCCATTCGCTAGAAAAGCTACCAAAACCGAAACAGGAGTCACTCATCTACAAAGAATCGGAGTAGGTTTAGTTCTTTCTATATTAGCAATGGCGGTTGCAGCATTGGTTGAGATTAAAAGAAAGGGAGTGGCGAAAGACGAAGGCTTGCTTGACTCGAAAGAAACCTTACCGGTCACTTTCCTATGGATCGCTCTTCAGTATCTTTTCCTAGGGTCAGCTGACCTATTCACACTAGCTGGACTGCTAGAGTATTTCTTCACAGAAGCACCTTCTTCAATGAGATCTCTAGCGACATCACTCTCGTGGGCTTCCTTGGCAATGGGATACTATCTAAGCTCAGTGATTGTATCGATAGTAAACAGCATCACAGGGAGCTCAGGGAATACACCATGGCTGAGAGGAAAGAGCATAAACCGTTACAAACTAGACTACTTCTACTGGCTAATGTGTGTTCTTAGCGCAGCTAACTTCTTGCACTATCTCTTCTGGGCAATGCGTTACAAATATAGATCAACTGGTTCAAGAAGCTAA